Part of the Paroedura picta isolate Pp20150507F chromosome 3, Ppicta_v3.0, whole genome shotgun sequence genome is shown below.
CAGAATTAAAgcaccagaattaaactttgttggtcttaaaggtgctactagactaaaacattgttctgttgctttaggCCAACACAACCACACAGCTGAATCTAGGGAGTAGGCAGTAATGGGCGTTCTTTCTAAGACTTTACCTCAGTTCTTTctactgaaaatgaaaaaaaaatatccccattGGGTTTTACCAGAATATCTTTATGAGGTGTTGGAAAGGCAAAATAAACCATAACTTGACTATGTAATTGTAAGTTGTACTCTTTTTCCCAGCATAGACTCAAGAAGACAGTGTACACAATTGCTCCAGAtgagtatttctttttctttattggtATCATTAACCTTGGTTAAAACTTTAGGTGCCGGGAAGGCTGTAAGACATCTCCTAGACCCCTGGGTGGGTTCTCTGCCTATCAACTGTGCCTCTTGGATTCATCTGCAATACATACTTCTCCCTCTTGGCATTTCAGACTGAAGTACTGTGCAGCACGCCAGGCATCCCGGATTGCATCCACCAAATTATTTGGGAGATTAACAGCCCTTCAATGAACAAGGAGAATGTAAGTGCCCTGTTGCAGCAAGTGATGCTTCCTGTAATGTTTGTAAGCAGAATGTCAGGTGAAAGAAGACCTCTGCTCTACAGAGTCAAGGGATGAACAATCCATGTATCCTTTGTTATTTAGTAGTGATGTTTGCCCTAACTCTTCTCAAAGTTCCCTAGATACTTGACTCCAGATATAAAACTAGTTCTTTGCACTAAATATTACTTCCTCTCCTTCTTTcttacctgggctgattctgcacttacttttttttctgctgtcaatcttgctgaattcagatcaatttgaacccgagtctttgtgctttgtcccccaaccccccctccccgacttgaaacagaaacccttctgcacttgagcacaaggctgctcacctctttcctttcctaaagaagcgggcgggggagaggggagccaagACAAGTTGAGcctgcagcagcctctcacagaatgaggcaaatctctgctgcgagaagtgtggattctggagcgcagtcatcttaaaccttaaaaaaataaatcttgggaggaaaatcttgcagccgggaactaggaagtcttagaactggcacccagccaatcagggacagattgcttctctacctcagtgggAAGGACGCTATTCTGGCAAAAACACACAGATCTGCACTTTAATACTAGGAGCCCTCAAAGTtgcttgatcaattatactgagggccatttcgcacagagctcaaagtggctatttggttgctgtttgcgaaatcgctactttaactagcgaaatgtaactagctgtgcccgtaacgcacagctgcggtttttgcggaatttagcactttcacttctcgtcactttcgtaacccacaggcttctggtctccgtcttatcgctacagaggaggtccctttttagcgcttctggcctcccgtgcccgtcaatcaaactgcaggcacacctttgacctcgaccctaaagccggacttgtcggggttccctttttttaaaaaaaaaacccaggaaaccccgtagcaacgcgtcatcgtcaaatcattggcgctgttggaacgtgttttctattgttttctatgaaccagaggttgatgcattgatatctttgataggttaatccccgcccacagtacacgcccacaggctacctgcttatatgcacctaggcagacacgtggtcggcctcactctttgtttgcgtagcctactgcccgcagcacaggttaacgttgcaatggagaggattatttatcaattgttggctcagatgcttgcggtagtccagcgtatccataccaccgtgcggcataggagggctgctatcgaggactaccgagaacgtattgccggaacgatgaccaccagtagaagacgttctctacgggcaaccatggcggcaaagaagcactggcaagctctggcagaggtccggttccccagacagttctgggtggacgaaagatcctctgactggtgggaaaattttgtgtgggctcgctgggatgatgaccactggattgccaactttagaatgtctaggggaacattttttgaactcgtggaggctctacgtggccgcatggaaaggcaggtcactggcatgcggcgccccgttccagtggaaaaaagggtggcagccgcattgtggtacttggccacccctcagtacttctggacagtagcccagcaattcggactcagagtcacaacggttggcgatatccttaaggagttctgcctcgccatggaggcggaattgttcagcaaagtggtgtgcctcagaGACcaccttggagcggtgagtgtcattctatgcccttttccctttaaattttttttcttgtttgacaggtgagcaacgaacacgcgatgcaccccacgctaacatgccatggtttttttccccttattccagagtatggacgggtttgccaggcttggattcccgcattgttttgcggccgtcgatggaagccacatccctatccgtgcacccgggggaagcataaaggagtacgggaacaggaaggacttttgttctgttctcctgcaaggaactgtggacttctccggacggtttatcgatgccgaggtggggtggagtggcaggaggcatgatgcccttgttttcagggaatctaacctcaggaaagccatggacgaaggggtctttgttccaggaaaccccaccgccaccattgagggcgtgcgtgtgccggcgttggtgctcggggacggagtcTACCCATTACGctgctggctcatgactccctataagcggccaaggacagacgtgcagagccactacaacctcagtcactcccgagcaaggaatgtagtggagcgtgcctttggacgtttgaagtcacggttccatTGCTTGATGtctcgactccatgtgcatatagacaatgtgactccgctgatcatcgcatgtgtcattttgcacaacatctgcgaggacaagggacataacatccccttccctgtggatgaacctgatcctgtagtccttgaggacacacaagacatccctgaagcaaggaaaaaaaggatctatgcggaggggtgcaaggttcgggacgctatagccacccacatctacagaaacaggaggcgtgtttgattgttttttctactctggtgttgaataaagttttatgttctttgtttaaccttgtcttgtgcggtttgtctacttagccagcaaaaaaacggggattctctggtccaaaagcactttgacagccctaaatgctaactccccgctgaaattgacaaacacaatacggaagcgctgaacagggaaagtttggggaggcgggtagccaggaagtattggcgacccctgtcaaactggaggatcaatccacttatgttccaaggaataatttcattggtgggcagctttgatacatttaaaataggggtggtcgatcggagcaacgcatgttcgttccctaaccgtcattccgaagatgccgaagccacggaagggctccttctggcagcgcgccgaggctgaggcacttctggagcttgttctccaatcaaaaagtgttggccgccttatggccagcacccactgccacaccaagggtgcttacctggtgttggcatccaagctgagggagaggggctacgtccggacctgggagcaggtccggacgaaatttaagagggtgaagctggacttcctaaacagtctagaacagtggggggggggggggtcccgcagccaagtgggagaatggtcttccacgacctgatggtcaagatatgggagaaggctgggaagccccccctggagatgaggaggcatatgggtgagtgctgccctcgttgtgttttacccttaagcatgcatggaatgtctagatgcctctttcccctactgt
Proteins encoded:
- the CDC25C gene encoding M-phase inducer phosphatase 3 isoform X1; the protein is MEKRKLLSTSASLQDHWMLVTAAVNSTILIQLLSFSHSEYRIKRPVRRTQQNHRIINSRRQCTQLLQTEVLCSTPGIPDCIHQIIWEINSPSMNKENMLAVVQRIHTTVRHRRAAIEDYRERIAGTMTTSRRRSLRATMAAKKHWQALAEVRFPRQFWVDERSSDWWENFVWARWDDDHWIANFRMSRGTFFELVEALRGRMERQVTGMRRPVPVEKRVAAALWYLATPQYFWTVAQQFGLRVTTVGDILKEFCLAMEAELFSKVVCLRDHLGASMDGFARLGFPHCFAAVDGSHIPIRAPGGSIKEYGNRKDFCSVLLQGTVDFSGRFIDAEVGWSGRRHDALVFRESNLRKAMDEGVFVPGNPTATIEGVRVPALVLGDGVYPLRCWLMTPYKRPRTDVQSHYNLSHSRARNVVERAFGRLKSRFHCLMSRLHVHIDNVTPLIIACVILHNICEDKGHNIPFPVDEPDPVVLEDTQDIPEARKKRIYAEGCKVRDAIATHIYRNRRRV
- the CDC25C gene encoding M-phase inducer phosphatase 3 isoform X2, which codes for MEKRKLLSTSASLQDHWMLVRRTQQNHRIINSRRQCTQLLQTEVLCSTPGIPDCIHQIIWEINSPSMNKENMLAVVQRIHTTVRHRRAAIEDYRERIAGTMTTSRRRSLRATMAAKKHWQALAEVRFPRQFWVDERSSDWWENFVWARWDDDHWIANFRMSRGTFFELVEALRGRMERQVTGMRRPVPVEKRVAAALWYLATPQYFWTVAQQFGLRVTTVGDILKEFCLAMEAELFSKVVCLRDHLGASMDGFARLGFPHCFAAVDGSHIPIRAPGGSIKEYGNRKDFCSVLLQGTVDFSGRFIDAEVGWSGRRHDALVFRESNLRKAMDEGVFVPGNPTATIEGVRVPALVLGDGVYPLRCWLMTPYKRPRTDVQSHYNLSHSRARNVVERAFGRLKSRFHCLMSRLHVHIDNVTPLIIACVILHNICEDKGHNIPFPVDEPDPVVLEDTQDIPEARKKRIYAEGCKVRDAIATHIYRNRRRV
- the CDC25C gene encoding M-phase inducer phosphatase 3 isoform X3 — protein: MEKRKLLSTSASLQDHWMLTEVLCSTPGIPDCIHQIIWEINSPSMNKENMLAVVQRIHTTVRHRRAAIEDYRERIAGTMTTSRRRSLRATMAAKKHWQALAEVRFPRQFWVDERSSDWWENFVWARWDDDHWIANFRMSRGTFFELVEALRGRMERQVTGMRRPVPVEKRVAAALWYLATPQYFWTVAQQFGLRVTTVGDILKEFCLAMEAELFSKVVCLRDHLGASMDGFARLGFPHCFAAVDGSHIPIRAPGGSIKEYGNRKDFCSVLLQGTVDFSGRFIDAEVGWSGRRHDALVFRESNLRKAMDEGVFVPGNPTATIEGVRVPALVLGDGVYPLRCWLMTPYKRPRTDVQSHYNLSHSRARNVVERAFGRLKSRFHCLMSRLHVHIDNVTPLIIACVILHNICEDKGHNIPFPVDEPDPVVLEDTQDIPEARKKRIYAEGCKVRDAIATHIYRNRRRV
- the CDC25C gene encoding M-phase inducer phosphatase 3 isoform X4, translated to MNKENMLAVVQRIHTTVRHRRAAIEDYRERIAGTMTTSRRRSLRATMAAKKHWQALAEVRFPRQFWVDERSSDWWENFVWARWDDDHWIANFRMSRGTFFELVEALRGRMERQVTGMRRPVPVEKRVAAALWYLATPQYFWTVAQQFGLRVTTVGDILKEFCLAMEAELFSKVVCLRDHLGASMDGFARLGFPHCFAAVDGSHIPIRAPGGSIKEYGNRKDFCSVLLQGTVDFSGRFIDAEVGWSGRRHDALVFRESNLRKAMDEGVFVPGNPTATIEGVRVPALVLGDGVYPLRCWLMTPYKRPRTDVQSHYNLSHSRARNVVERAFGRLKSRFHCLMSRLHVHIDNVTPLIIACVILHNICEDKGHNIPFPVDEPDPVVLEDTQDIPEARKKRIYAEGCKVRDAIATHIYRNRRRV
- the CDC25C gene encoding M-phase inducer phosphatase 3 isoform X5, whose protein sequence is MLAVVQRIHTTVRHRRAAIEDYRERIAGTMTTSRRRSLRATMAAKKHWQALAEVRFPRQFWVDERSSDWWENFVWARWDDDHWIANFRMSRGTFFELVEALRGRMERQVTGMRRPVPVEKRVAAALWYLATPQYFWTVAQQFGLRVTTVGDILKEFCLAMEAELFSKVVCLRDHLGASMDGFARLGFPHCFAAVDGSHIPIRAPGGSIKEYGNRKDFCSVLLQGTVDFSGRFIDAEVGWSGRRHDALVFRESNLRKAMDEGVFVPGNPTATIEGVRVPALVLGDGVYPLRCWLMTPYKRPRTDVQSHYNLSHSRARNVVERAFGRLKSRFHCLMSRLHVHIDNVTPLIIACVILHNICEDKGHNIPFPVDEPDPVVLEDTQDIPEARKKRIYAEGCKVRDAIATHIYRNRRRV